In Comamonadaceae bacterium OS-1, a single window of DNA contains:
- the ttcA gene encoding tRNA-cytidine(32) 2-sulfurtransferase, with protein MSAVWTTDEVIAPASPAAPDFKIERETHKLEKRLCREMGKAIVDYNMVEEGDKVMVCVSGGKDSYAMLDILLKLKARAPIHFDIIAVNLDQKQPGFPADVLPTYLTALGVPFHIENQDTYSIVKRVIPEGKTTCGLCSRLRRGILYRVADELGATKIALGHHRDDMLQTFFLNMFFGGKLKGMPPKLVSDDGKHIVIRPLAYVAEKDLTRWATHKQFPIIPCTLCGSQENLQRKQIAQMLQEWEKKHPGRIESMFSALQNVVPSHLMDRSRYDFEGLQTTGVPSDDGDQAFDAPSFPPTGMSGLPGLQVVHL; from the coding sequence ACATAAGCTGGAAAAACGCCTGTGCCGCGAAATGGGCAAGGCCATCGTGGACTACAACATGGTGGAAGAAGGCGACAAGGTCATGGTGTGCGTGAGCGGTGGCAAAGACAGCTACGCCATGCTGGACATTTTGCTCAAGCTCAAGGCCCGCGCGCCCATCCATTTCGACATCATCGCCGTCAACCTCGACCAGAAGCAGCCCGGCTTCCCCGCCGATGTGCTGCCCACCTACCTCACCGCCCTGGGTGTGCCCTTCCATATCGAAAACCAGGACACCTATAGCATCGTCAAGCGCGTCATACCCGAGGGCAAAACCACCTGCGGCCTGTGCAGCCGCCTGCGCCGCGGCATTCTGTACCGCGTGGCCGACGAGCTGGGCGCCACCAAGATTGCGCTGGGCCACCACCGCGACGACATGCTGCAGACCTTCTTTTTGAACATGTTCTTCGGCGGCAAGCTCAAGGGCATGCCGCCCAAACTGGTGAGTGACGACGGCAAACACATCGTCATCCGGCCCCTGGCCTATGTGGCCGAGAAAGACCTGACCCGCTGGGCCACGCACAAGCAGTTCCCCATCATCCCCTGCACCCTGTGCGGCAGCCAGGAGAATCTGCAACGCAAGCAGATCGCCCAGATGCTGCAAGAGTGGGAAAAGAAGCACCCGGGCCGCATCGAGAGCATGTTCAGCGCGCTGCAAAACGTGGTGCCCTCGCACCTGATGGACCGCAGCCGCTACGACTTCGAAGGCCTGCAAACCACCGGCGTGCCCAGCGATGACGGCGACCAGGCCTTTGATGCGCCCAGCTTTCCTCCCACCGGTATGTCGGGCCTGCCCGGTCTGCAAGTAGTGCACCTATGA
- the gpmB_2 gene encoding phosphoglycerate mutase GpmB translates to MEATRIIAIRHGETAWNVDTRLQGQLDIPLNETGRWQAHQLALALAGEPITAVYASDLWRAYETALSVAGAVGLNITTDEGLRERGFGIFQGRTFADIEAELPEQALRWRKRDPDFAPDGGECLNDFRDRVLASVNTLAARHPGELITLVAHGGVMDVLYRAATGQGLQAPRTWDLGNAAINRLLWTPEGFTLVGWADTYHLEQQGALDENAA, encoded by the coding sequence ATGGAAGCCACCCGCATCATCGCCATCCGCCACGGCGAAACCGCCTGGAACGTCGACACCCGCCTCCAGGGCCAGCTCGACATCCCCCTCAACGAGACCGGCCGCTGGCAGGCCCACCAGTTGGCGCTGGCGCTGGCCGGAGAGCCCATCACCGCCGTCTACGCCAGCGACCTGTGGCGGGCCTATGAAACCGCACTGTCGGTGGCCGGGGCGGTGGGCTTGAACATCACCACCGACGAGGGCCTGCGCGAACGCGGCTTCGGCATCTTCCAGGGCCGCACCTTCGCCGACATCGAAGCCGAACTACCCGAGCAGGCCCTGCGCTGGCGCAAGCGCGACCCCGACTTTGCCCCCGACGGCGGCGAATGCCTGAATGACTTCCGCGACCGCGTGCTGGCCAGCGTCAACACCCTCGCGGCCCGCCACCCCGGCGAGCTGATCACCCTGGTGGCCCACGGCGGCGTGATGGACGTGCTGTACCGCGCCGCCACCGGCCAAGGCCTGCAGGCCCCCCGCACCTGGGACCTGGGCAACGCCGCCATCAACCGCCTGCTATGGACCCCCGAAGGCTTCACCCTGGTGGGCTGGGCCGATACCTACCACCTGGAACAACAGGGCGCGCTGGACGAGAACGCAGCGTAA
- the ruvB gene encoding holliday junction ATP-dependent DNA helicase RuvB — protein MVSAAPTSPQEEAIERALRPKLFDDYVGQTKAREQLEIFIGAATKRGEALDHVLLFGPPGLGKTTLSHIIAHELGVNLRQTSGPVLEKPKDLAALLTNLEKNDVLFIDEIHRLSPVVEEILYPALEDYQIDIMIGEGPAARSIKLDLQPFTLVGATTRAGMLTNPLRDRFGIVARLEFYTPEELARIVKRSAGLLNAPMDADGGFEIARRSRGTPRIANRLLRRVRDYADVKGNGTITLDIANRALAMLDVDPQGFDLMDRKLLEAVIHRFDGGPVGLDNIAASIGEERDTIEDVIEPYLIQQGFLQRTNRGRIATLAAYRHLGVTPPQTEGGLFSVD, from the coding sequence ATGGTCTCTGCCGCCCCCACCTCGCCGCAAGAGGAGGCGATCGAACGCGCCCTGCGCCCCAAGCTGTTCGACGACTACGTGGGCCAGACCAAGGCGCGCGAGCAGCTGGAGATCTTCATCGGTGCGGCCACCAAACGCGGCGAGGCGCTGGACCACGTGCTGCTGTTCGGCCCGCCCGGCCTGGGCAAAACCACGCTCAGCCACATCATTGCCCACGAACTGGGTGTGAACCTGCGCCAGACCAGCGGCCCGGTGCTCGAAAAGCCCAAGGACCTGGCCGCGCTGCTGACCAATCTGGAGAAGAACGACGTTCTCTTCATCGACGAGATCCACCGCCTGAGCCCGGTGGTGGAAGAAATTTTGTACCCCGCGCTGGAGGACTACCAGATCGACATCATGATCGGCGAAGGCCCCGCAGCCCGCAGCATCAAGCTCGATCTGCAGCCCTTCACCCTGGTGGGGGCCACCACCCGCGCCGGCATGCTGACCAACCCGTTGCGCGACCGCTTCGGCATCGTGGCGCGGCTGGAGTTTTACACGCCCGAGGAACTGGCCCGCATCGTCAAGCGCAGCGCTGGCTTGTTGAATGCGCCCATGGATGCCGACGGTGGCTTCGAGATCGCCCGCCGCTCGCGCGGCACGCCGCGCATCGCCAACCGCCTGCTGCGCCGGGTGCGCGACTACGCCGACGTGAAGGGCAACGGCACCATCACCCTGGACATCGCCAACCGCGCCCTGGCCATGCTGGACGTGGACCCGCAGGGCTTCGACCTGATGGACCGCAAACTGCTGGAAGCCGTGATCCACCGCTTCGACGGCGGCCCGGTGGGCCTGGACAACATCGCCGCCAGCATCGGCGAAGAGCGCGACACCATCGAAGACGTGATCGAGCCCTACCTCATCCAGCAGGGCTTTTTGCAGCGCACCAACCGCGGCCGCATCGCCACCCTGGCCGCCTACCGGCATCTGGGGGTGACCCCGCCGCAGACCGAAGGTGGGTTGTTTTCTGTGGATTAA
- the ruvA gene encoding holliday junction ATP-dependent DNA helicase RuvA, whose translation MIGRLQGLLAAKNPPQVLIDCHGVGYEVDVPMSTFYNLPGLGEQVTLLTHFVVREDAQILYGFATPGERDAFRQLIKISGVGPRTALSVLSGMGVDDLAQAITLQEVGRLKKVPGIGPKTAERLLLELKGKLGSDIGVRTGATSDAQVDILQALVALGYSDKEAALALKALPASVGVSEGIKLALKALGK comes from the coding sequence ATGATCGGACGACTCCAAGGCCTGCTGGCCGCCAAAAACCCACCCCAGGTGCTGATCGACTGCCACGGCGTGGGCTACGAGGTGGACGTGCCCATGAGCACCTTCTACAACCTGCCGGGCCTGGGCGAACAGGTCACGCTGCTGACCCACTTTGTGGTGCGCGAAGACGCGCAAATCCTGTACGGATTTGCCACGCCCGGCGAGCGCGATGCCTTTCGCCAGCTCATCAAGATCAGCGGCGTGGGGCCGCGCACGGCCTTGAGTGTGCTGTCGGGCATGGGCGTGGATGACCTGGCCCAAGCCATCACCTTGCAAGAAGTGGGGCGGCTCAAGAAGGTGCCCGGCATTGGTCCCAAAACCGCCGAACGTCTGTTGCTGGAGCTCAAGGGCAAGCTGGGTTCCGACATCGGCGTACGCACCGGCGCCACCAGCGATGCCCAGGTGGACATCCTGCAGGCCCTGGTGGCCCTGGGCTACAGCGACAAGGAAGCCGCGCTGGCGCTCAAGGCCTTGCCCGCCAGTGTGGGTGTGAGCGAGGGCATCAAGCTGGCGCTGAAGGCGCTGGGCAAGTAA
- the metN2 gene encoding methionine import ATP-binding protein MetN 2 — MDADTIVDIQGLQTAFGSGTNRVVIHQDLAMTVQRGEILSLVGGSGTGKTVLLRQMLGLEQPAQGQVTVLGQPAAELGRTSAASRVGMLFQQGALFSAFTVLENIAFPLNELKTLPAALVRDAALVKLQMVGLQPTDADKMPADLSGGMVKRVALARALVMDPPLLLLDEPTAGLDPNGADEFVTLLRALHQGLGLTVVMVTHDLDTLFALSTRVAVLAEKKVLVTGTPAEVVAFPHPFIEHFFLGERGRRALAPLPAAPLTSGEIPHGK, encoded by the coding sequence ATGGATGCCGACACCATCGTCGATATCCAGGGCCTGCAGACGGCGTTTGGCAGCGGTACCAACCGGGTCGTGATCCACCAGGACCTGGCCATGACCGTGCAGCGCGGTGAAATTCTGTCACTGGTGGGCGGCTCGGGCACGGGCAAAACCGTGCTGCTGCGCCAGATGCTGGGGCTGGAACAGCCCGCCCAGGGCCAGGTCACGGTGCTGGGCCAGCCCGCCGCAGAACTGGGCCGCACCAGTGCGGCCAGCCGGGTCGGCATGCTGTTCCAGCAGGGCGCGCTGTTTTCGGCCTTTACCGTGCTGGAGAACATTGCCTTCCCACTGAATGAGCTCAAAACCCTGCCCGCAGCGCTGGTGCGCGACGCGGCCCTGGTCAAGCTGCAAATGGTCGGCCTGCAGCCCACCGATGCCGACAAAATGCCCGCTGATCTGTCGGGCGGCATGGTCAAACGCGTGGCACTGGCGCGCGCGCTGGTGATGGACCCGCCGCTGCTGCTGCTGGACGAGCCCACCGCCGGGCTGGACCCGAACGGTGCCGACGAATTTGTGACCCTGCTGCGTGCCCTGCACCAGGGCCTGGGCCTGACGGTGGTGATGGTGACGCACGACCTGGACACCCTGTTTGCGCTCAGCACCCGGGTGGCCGTGCTGGCCGAAAAAAAGGTGCTGGTCACCGGGACACCTGCCGAAGTGGTGGCCTTCCCGCACCCGTTCATCGAACACTTCTTTTTGGGCGAGCGCGGGCGGCGTGCACTGGCACCGCTGCCCGCTGCGCCCCTGACTTCTGGAGAGATTCCCCATGGAAAATAA
- the ybeZ gene encoding phoH-like protein, with translation MILRHTFSPPNNTRLDHLCGPMDSHLRTIEAALQITIAHRHEQFKIDGPKPKAQQALELLQALYEQAARPIRPDTVQLMLATDTSDGIDGQSLQTRRADLRARTPNQATYLENIAQHDITFGIGPAGTGKTYLAVACAVDALERSAVQRIVLTRPAVEAGERLGFLPGDLNQKIDPYLRPLYDALYELMGAEKVQKAFERNALEVAPLAFMRGRTLNNAFVILDEAQNTTPEQMKMFLTRIGFGAKAVITGDVSQIDLPKTQTSGLIDAEQVLRRTQGIAICRFTSADVVRHPLVARIVDAYDTRGKSDSVPRKRANS, from the coding sequence ATGATTCTTCGCCACACCTTTTCGCCCCCCAACAACACCCGGCTAGACCATCTGTGTGGCCCCATGGACAGCCACCTGCGCACCATCGAGGCGGCGCTGCAAATCACCATCGCCCACCGCCACGAGCAGTTCAAGATCGATGGCCCCAAACCCAAGGCCCAGCAGGCGCTGGAGCTGCTGCAGGCCCTGTACGAGCAGGCCGCCCGCCCGATCCGCCCCGACACCGTGCAACTCATGCTGGCCACCGACACCAGCGACGGCATCGACGGCCAGTCGCTGCAGACCCGCCGCGCCGACCTGCGCGCCCGCACTCCCAACCAGGCCACCTACCTGGAAAACATCGCCCAGCACGACATCACCTTTGGCATCGGCCCGGCAGGCACCGGCAAAACCTACCTGGCCGTGGCCTGCGCGGTGGACGCGCTGGAGCGCAGCGCGGTGCAGCGCATCGTGCTGACCCGCCCGGCGGTGGAAGCCGGGGAGCGGCTGGGCTTCTTGCCCGGCGACCTGAACCAGAAGATCGACCCGTACCTGCGCCCGCTGTACGACGCGCTGTACGAACTGATGGGGGCCGAGAAAGTGCAAAAGGCCTTTGAGCGCAACGCCCTGGAAGTAGCCCCGCTGGCCTTCATGCGCGGGCGCACGCTGAACAACGCCTTTGTGATCCTGGACGAGGCGCAAAACACCACGCCCGAGCAGATGAAGATGTTTTTGACCCGCATCGGCTTCGGGGCCAAGGCCGTGATCACCGGCGACGTCAGCCAGATCGACCTGCCCAAGACGCAAACCAGTGGCCTGATCGACGCCGAACAGGTGCTGCGCCGCACCCAGGGCATTGCCATCTGCCGCTTCACCAGCGCCGACGTGGTGCGCCACCCGCTGGTGGCCCGCATCGTGGATGCCTACGACACCCGGGGCAAATCCGACAGCGTGCCACGCAAACGTGCAAACTCCTAA
- the ybeY gene encoding endoribonuclease YbeY, which produces MLNHLQLSLQFGAFDNVADVSAHRAALPRHSVNRWIRHALQRDGEITVRIVDTAEGQALNRGYRHKDYATNVLTFDYTQEPTVTADLVLCAPVVAREAAENGKTLQAHYAHLLVHGTLHAQGYDHETSEADAVAMEALETEILAGLGIANPYAA; this is translated from the coding sequence ATGCTTAATCACTTGCAACTGTCTCTGCAGTTTGGCGCTTTTGACAATGTCGCCGATGTGTCAGCCCACCGGGCTGCCCTGCCCCGCCATAGCGTCAACCGTTGGATTCGCCATGCGTTACAAAGAGATGGCGAAATTACCGTGCGCATTGTCGACACCGCCGAAGGCCAGGCCCTGAACCGTGGTTACCGCCACAAGGATTACGCCACCAACGTGCTGACCTTCGACTACACCCAAGAGCCCACTGTGACCGCCGACTTGGTGCTGTGCGCACCGGTGGTGGCTCGCGAAGCCGCGGAGAACGGTAAAACTCTGCAAGCGCACTATGCCCATCTGCTGGTCCACGGTACGCTGCACGCCCAGGGCTATGACCACGAAACCAGCGAAGCGGATGCGGTGGCCATGGAGGCCCTGGAAACAGAGATTTTGGCCGGGCTGGGCATTGCCAATCCCTACGCGGCCTAA
- the pal_3 gene encoding peptidoglycan-associated lipoprotein, whose product MMGAGIVTIGSLVIALLASLSMVPTSEVLLLPQADGSPSSVVVVSGSDLQTLSTPYQRATAVQGKKPTHDSLDPAAVQNAYPALFSAMPPAPQRFTVYFEPGGTELTPESQADLVKIIAAAQERAGADILVIGHTDAQGNEGENDALSLQRAQQVREMLLHDPQSVRPELIEARGRGKRELAVPTADGVAEARNRRVEIVLR is encoded by the coding sequence ATGATGGGCGCAGGTATCGTCACCATCGGCAGCCTGGTCATCGCATTGCTGGCCAGCCTGTCCATGGTGCCCACGTCAGAAGTGCTGCTGCTGCCCCAGGCGGATGGTTCGCCTTCTTCGGTGGTGGTGGTGTCGGGGTCGGACCTGCAAACCCTGTCCACCCCGTACCAGCGGGCCACCGCCGTACAAGGCAAAAAGCCCACGCACGACAGCCTGGACCCAGCGGCAGTACAAAACGCCTACCCGGCACTGTTCAGTGCCATGCCCCCTGCGCCACAGCGTTTCACCGTCTACTTTGAACCCGGCGGTACCGAACTCACCCCCGAATCGCAAGCCGATTTGGTGAAGATCATCGCGGCCGCCCAGGAACGCGCCGGAGCGGACATTTTGGTCATCGGCCACACCGATGCCCAAGGCAACGAGGGCGAGAACGATGCCTTGTCATTGCAACGCGCCCAGCAGGTGCGCGAGATGCTGTTGCACGACCCGCAGTCGGTACGGCCTGAGCTGATCGAGGCCCGGGGCCGCGGCAAGCGCGAGCTGGCCGTCCCCACCGCCGACGGCGTGGCCGAAGCCCGCAACCGCCGGGTGGAAATCGTCCTGCGCTAA
- the dtd gene encoding D-aminoacyl-tRNA deacylase, producing the protein MKAVLQRVREARVVVAGETVGAITQGLLVLLCAERGDTDAQADKLLAKILKLRIFSDAAGKMNLSLQDVAGGLLVVSQFTLAADVAGGNRPSFTGAAPPEEGRRLYDYFVAQAQRAHSPVQTGQFGADMAVHLVNDGPVTIPLQI; encoded by the coding sequence ATGAAAGCTGTATTGCAAAGAGTGCGTGAAGCCCGTGTGGTGGTGGCTGGCGAAACCGTGGGTGCCATCACCCAGGGCCTGCTGGTGCTGCTGTGCGCCGAGCGCGGGGATACCGACGCGCAGGCCGACAAGCTGCTGGCCAAGATATTGAAGCTGCGCATCTTCAGCGATGCCGCAGGCAAGATGAACCTGAGCCTGCAAGACGTGGCCGGGGGCCTGTTGGTGGTGAGCCAGTTCACGCTGGCGGCCGATGTGGCGGGCGGCAACCGGCCCAGCTTCACCGGGGCGGCACCACCCGAAGAGGGACGGCGGCTGTACGACTACTTTGTGGCCCAGGCCCAGCGCGCCCACAGCCCGGTGCAGACGGGGCAGTTCGGGGCCGACATGGCGGTGCACCTGGTCAACGACGGCCCGGTGACCATTCCTTTGCAGATTTAG
- the sasA_8 gene encoding adaptive-response sensory-kinase SasA, whose translation MRPMWKTLRHQGAWLVAWAVLAALGGVALARQELARQREAFETDARIAHRLLSQRAVQQDAVLATLALLQPAGTAGPTAQPEQRLSSVYPQILEVQRRGPGEAWPVDIPAAQAALADAEAVSRQARRVALAVSHLATGRYRLVLAAEPHSYALQIDVATMLPWNEWPMPRDTSPVRLTLEQDGQVFVVQPGRIQEGGWRFEFHKHLATDSQPFDVFALRQVGWGELPWAWMLAWALGMAVLLAALQTALTQRAARRRAEELLRLGQVARLNTLGELAAGMAHELNQPLTAVLANTQAARRLLDEDPPELDTARHAMAQAAEQARRASTVVGRLRRAVERPDLAGKLSPVKLQDAVREALYLLEPENTRRSVAPTVQAPAQDVVVLADRVALEQIVHNLVMNALQALEQVPAGQRRLTLTIATDARLGTLAVQDNGPGIPPDALPRIFEPFFSTRPGGLGLGLNLCESLASNMGGSLVASNVTPHGAALRLSLPLSA comes from the coding sequence ATGCGCCCCATGTGGAAAACCCTGCGGCACCAAGGTGCCTGGCTTGTGGCGTGGGCGGTGCTGGCAGCGCTGGGCGGCGTGGCGCTGGCCCGCCAGGAATTGGCGCGCCAGCGCGAAGCCTTCGAGACCGACGCACGCATCGCCCACCGGCTGCTGAGCCAGCGCGCGGTGCAGCAAGATGCGGTGCTGGCCACGCTGGCCTTGCTACAGCCCGCAGGCACCGCCGGGCCCACCGCGCAGCCCGAGCAGCGGCTGTCTTCGGTGTACCCGCAGATTCTGGAAGTGCAGCGCCGCGGCCCGGGCGAGGCCTGGCCGGTAGACATCCCCGCCGCACAAGCCGCCCTGGCCGATGCCGAGGCCGTGTCGCGCCAGGCCAGGCGGGTGGCATTGGCGGTGTCGCACCTGGCCACAGGGCGCTACCGGCTGGTGCTGGCGGCCGAGCCGCACAGCTACGCGCTGCAGATCGACGTGGCCACCATGCTGCCCTGGAACGAATGGCCCATGCCGCGCGATACCTCGCCGGTGCGCCTCACGCTGGAACAGGACGGCCAGGTCTTCGTGGTGCAGCCGGGGCGCATCCAGGAGGGTGGCTGGCGCTTCGAATTCCACAAACACCTGGCCACCGACAGCCAGCCCTTCGACGTGTTTGCCCTGCGCCAGGTCGGCTGGGGCGAGCTGCCCTGGGCCTGGATGCTGGCCTGGGCGCTGGGCATGGCGGTGCTGCTGGCCGCCCTGCAGACCGCGCTGACCCAGCGCGCCGCCCGCCGCCGTGCCGAGGAACTGCTGCGCCTGGGCCAAGTGGCGCGGCTCAACACCTTGGGCGAACTGGCTGCCGGCATGGCCCATGAACTCAACCAGCCGCTGACCGCCGTGCTGGCCAACACCCAGGCCGCACGCCGCCTGCTCGACGAGGACCCGCCCGAACTTGACACGGCCCGCCACGCCATGGCCCAGGCGGCGGAGCAGGCCCGGCGTGCGTCCACCGTGGTGGGGCGGCTGCGCCGCGCGGTGGAGCGGCCCGATCTGGCAGGCAAGCTCTCTCCCGTGAAACTACAGGACGCGGTGCGCGAAGCCCTGTACCTTCTGGAACCAGAAAACACGCGCCGCAGCGTTGCCCCCACCGTGCAGGCCCCGGCGCAGGACGTGGTGGTACTGGCCGACCGCGTGGCGCTGGAGCAGATCGTGCACAACCTGGTGATGAACGCGCTGCAGGCGCTGGAGCAGGTGCCCGCAGGCCAACGGCGCTTGACCCTCACGATCGCCACCGACGCACGGCTCGGCACGCTGGCGGTGCAGGACAACGGCCCCGGCATTCCGCCCGATGCCCTGCCGCGCATCTTTGAGCCGTTTTTCTCGACCCGCCCCGGTGGCCTGGGCCTGGGCCTGAACCTCTGCGAAAGCCTGGCAAGCAACATGGGCGGCAGCCTGGTGGCCAGCAACGTCACACCCCATGGCGCGGCGCTGCGCCTGTCCCTCCCCTTGTCTGCATGA
- the fixJ_2 gene encoding transcriptional regulatory protein FixJ: MNTTLSPLIHLIDDDAAVRDSLALLIGTVGLRVQTWADPQAFLAQFDRQGIGAIVLDVRMPGISGLAVLDTLVAQGVDQPVIMLTGHGTVEMCRRAFKAGAAEFLEKPVDDEALIEALQNAVRQHVRSRERHQADRQARERYAQLSEREREVLGLIVSGLTNKEIGRALAVSPRTVETHRANLFAKLEAESLAQLIRSYATLADAAP, from the coding sequence ATGAACACCACCCTGTCCCCGCTGATCCACCTTATCGACGACGATGCCGCCGTGCGTGACAGCCTGGCGCTGCTGATCGGCACTGTGGGCCTGCGTGTGCAGACCTGGGCCGACCCCCAGGCCTTTCTGGCGCAGTTCGACCGTCAGGGCATAGGGGCCATCGTGCTCGACGTGCGCATGCCGGGCATCAGCGGCCTGGCAGTGCTCGACACCCTGGTGGCGCAGGGCGTGGACCAGCCGGTCATCATGCTCACCGGCCACGGCACGGTGGAGATGTGCCGGCGCGCCTTCAAGGCCGGTGCCGCCGAGTTCCTGGAAAAGCCGGTGGACGACGAGGCGCTGATCGAGGCGCTGCAAAACGCCGTGCGCCAGCATGTGCGCTCGCGCGAACGCCACCAGGCCGACCGACAGGCGCGTGAGCGGTATGCGCAACTGTCCGAGCGCGAACGCGAGGTGCTGGGCCTGATCGTCTCGGGCCTGACCAACAAGGAAATCGGCCGCGCGCTGGCCGTATCGCCGCGCACGGTGGAGACGCACCGCGCCAACCTGTTCGCCAAGCTGGAGGCGGAATCCCTGGCGCAGTTGATCCGCAGCTACGCCACGCTGGCAGATGCGGCTCCGTAG
- the tyrS gene encoding tyrosine--tRNA ligase, translating to MNQPAHVKPSGSFPVTDRVKEALAVSLRGCDELIPQEDWLKKLARSEATGVPLRIKLGLDPTAPDIHIGHTVVLNKMRQLQDLGQTVIFLIGDFTSMIGDPSGRNSTRPPLTAEQIKVNAETYYKQASLVLDPSKTEIRYNSEWSDPLGARGMIQLASRYTVARMMERNDFHDRFHGGQSIAVHEFLYPLMQGYDSVALKSDLELGGTDQKFNLLMGRHLQAEYGQEPQCILTMPLLEGLDGVEKMSKSKNNYIGISEAPNTMFAKVLSISDVLMWRWYTLLSFKSEAEIAALKAEVEAGRNPKDAKVALAKEITARFHSAAEADAAEQDFHNRSKGGVPDDIAEISLSGAPLGIAQLLKQAGLAASTSEGNRLIDGGGVRVDSSVISDKGLKLDAGTYVVQVGKRKFARVTLA from the coding sequence ATGAATCAACCCGCACACGTAAAGCCCAGTGGCTCATTTCCTGTAACAGATCGTGTGAAAGAAGCCCTGGCGGTGTCATTGCGCGGCTGCGACGAGCTGATTCCGCAAGAAGATTGGCTGAAAAAACTGGCCCGTTCCGAGGCCACCGGCGTGCCTTTGCGCATCAAGCTGGGCCTGGACCCGACCGCGCCCGACATCCACATCGGCCACACCGTGGTGCTCAACAAGATGCGCCAGTTGCAGGACCTGGGCCAAACGGTCATCTTTTTGATCGGCGACTTCACCAGCATGATTGGCGATCCGTCCGGCCGCAACAGCACCCGCCCGCCGCTCACTGCCGAGCAGATCAAGGTCAACGCCGAGACCTACTACAAGCAGGCCAGCCTGGTGCTGGACCCGAGCAAGACCGAGATCCGCTACAACAGCGAGTGGAGCGACCCGCTGGGTGCGCGCGGCATGATCCAGCTGGCTTCGCGCTACACCGTGGCCCGCATGATGGAGCGCAACGACTTCCACGACCGCTTCCATGGCGGCCAGTCGATCGCGGTGCATGAATTCTTGTACCCGCTGATGCAGGGCTACGACTCGGTGGCGCTCAAGAGCGACCTGGAACTCGGCGGCACCGACCAGAAGTTCAACCTGTTGATGGGCCGCCATCTGCAGGCCGAATACGGCCAGGAGCCGCAGTGCATCCTGACCATGCCGCTGCTCGAAGGCCTGGACGGCGTGGAGAAGATGTCCAAGTCCAAAAACAACTACATCGGCATCAGCGAAGCACCCAACACCATGTTTGCCAAGGTGCTGAGCATTTCCGACGTGCTGATGTGGCGCTGGTACACCCTGCTGTCGTTCAAGTCCGAGGCTGAGATTGCCGCCTTGAAGGCCGAGGTCGAAGCTGGCCGTAACCCGAAAGACGCCAAGGTCGCGTTGGCCAAGGAGATCACCGCGCGCTTCCACAGCGCTGCCGAAGCCGATGCCGCCGAGCAGGACTTCCACAACCGCAGCAAGGGCGGCGTGCCCGATGACATCGCCGAGATCAGCCTCAGCGGCGCACCGCTGGGCATCGCGCAATTGCTGAAGCAGGCAGGCCTGGCCGCATCCACGTCGGAAGGCAACCGCCTGATCGATGGCGGCGGTGTGCGCGTCGATTCGAGCGTCATCAGCGACAAGGGGCTGAAGCTGGATGCTGGAACCTATGTCGTTCAGGTGGGCAAACGCAAATTTGCCCGCGTGACATTGGCGTAA